In candidate division WOR-3 bacterium, the following are encoded in one genomic region:
- a CDS encoding C25 family cysteine peptidase codes for MFMTIILLAVSAGAAELSISLHLDPAAVILSQQDSWTVVRLAAAPEGTVVLATDEPGEPLLPVLSGNVLIPPDARLKSVHLKVVEWQELGTGFKLYPVQPMRPLSRFNSVPFVAPKAEIYRSDLAYPAEMVQAVPPGSKAGFRLSGFLFCPFAYHPASGRLRMAQQAVLTVEYEAGSVPVAHLSPGQLMLAREDVARLVVNHEDIERFAPATVESDGPELDVAVITSSTLMPAVSSFAGYLRRKGYFTEVFATESIYVQYPGRDNPEKIRNLLKELFVTRGLKYVVLAGDVQHVPCRTGYLPYSPYNVPADLYYSDLDGTWDFNNNGQFGEYSYTSYNPDSVDLFSDIVVGRLPLDDASHLANFLRKDTLYERHPDTTYLHRVLLPFEALWSNIDYYGRIVNRNIAIALSGSGAWTVDSVYNMSPSQCVASINSGRHLFHFAGHGSVSAFGSTFSTSNLSSLTNTTMPVIVNSMACDCGNFDQQDGLGEQFINATAGGAVSTCLNARYGWGAPPNMGPSENLCMEFYNNYLRGCNQGRAYALAKDFFRNAAFSQMTYRWSVYEWTLQGDPTMLLWRTAPKGLLVSCPDTIRAEPQVLAVEVRYAEGQPAAGARVAILHGDELIGRGITGGNGRAQVVLREVGDTWSLILSVTAQDGAPVERRLAVRSGNTGPLLVYRDLRVDDENGRLDPGDEANVYITIANDGNQAAESATAILHACSPLITLIDSVSSYPATAPGDTASGEPFRLRVSPDCPHGQRVELELTVNADSAAFISQLEVVVGMPHARAGIWAVHDTADFVAAVCANGGIGTTSWRGEGLGFIYPKNHPWSSSAMMHGALLLGIRYPDTFWVADNYYGTPWQATAQDFAIVDSIRPVLPPEFGDQEFVAVFSDARHSQPKGISVTQRSFVSARTQHKDFMVLEYRIHNNDTMPVTNLWAGVACDFRTAFWNQNDSVDYPGVDTVRNLAYVRAQPETLTLGVRPIYPPEVSGFANCIFHQTCIQDGFTKREKMDFLDGTQRAVSGTNMGNWHALVSCGPFTILPGDSQIVAFVIVGGRTVAQMSAASDTAFNWYEPQVGMREAGPGRLSRLRIQVRPKVFSRNVTISYIKDQPGSLEMRVYNSSGRLMEQVDIPDAGVSGNWHWVPRVSERGIFFLKVNGQTEKVVRIE; via the coding sequence ATGTTCATGACAATAATACTGCTTGCCGTATCTGCCGGTGCAGCTGAACTCAGCATCAGCCTGCATCTTGACCCGGCAGCAGTAATACTGAGTCAGCAGGACAGCTGGACGGTGGTCCGGCTGGCTGCTGCTCCTGAGGGAACGGTTGTGCTGGCAACGGATGAGCCCGGAGAACCGCTGTTGCCAGTGCTGTCGGGGAATGTGCTGATTCCGCCTGATGCCCGGTTGAAGTCAGTCCACCTCAAGGTGGTGGAGTGGCAGGAGCTCGGGACAGGTTTCAAGCTCTATCCGGTGCAGCCGATGAGACCGCTATCCCGGTTTAACTCGGTTCCGTTTGTAGCGCCCAAAGCTGAAATTTACCGTTCGGATCTGGCTTACCCGGCAGAGATGGTTCAGGCAGTTCCTCCCGGCTCCAAAGCCGGGTTCCGGCTTTCCGGATTTCTTTTCTGTCCGTTTGCATATCACCCGGCATCAGGCAGACTGCGAATGGCACAGCAGGCGGTGCTGACGGTTGAGTATGAAGCCGGTTCTGTCCCGGTTGCACATCTCAGTCCCGGCCAGCTGATGCTGGCGCGTGAAGATGTTGCCCGGCTGGTGGTTAATCACGAGGATATCGAAAGATTTGCGCCGGCAACAGTGGAATCTGATGGCCCGGAGCTGGATGTGGCGGTGATCACCTCCAGCACCTTAATGCCCGCAGTCAGCAGTTTTGCCGGCTATCTGCGGCGTAAGGGATACTTTACCGAGGTATTCGCAACGGAGTCAATTTATGTTCAGTATCCGGGGCGGGACAATCCCGAGAAGATCCGGAATCTGCTCAAGGAGCTGTTTGTCACCCGCGGGCTCAAGTATGTGGTTTTAGCCGGGGATGTCCAGCATGTGCCCTGCCGGACCGGTTATCTGCCCTATTCGCCTTACAACGTTCCTGCCGACCTTTACTATTCGGACCTGGACGGGACCTGGGATTTTAACAACAATGGTCAATTTGGTGAGTATTCCTATACCAGTTACAATCCGGATTCTGTGGATTTATTTTCCGATATCGTGGTGGGCCGGCTGCCTCTTGATGACGCCAGTCACCTCGCCAATTTTCTGCGCAAGGATACGCTCTATGAGCGCCATCCGGATACAACCTACCTCCATAGAGTACTTTTGCCATTTGAAGCCCTGTGGTCAAATATTGACTATTACGGCCGGATTGTGAACAGAAATATCGCCATTGCCCTGTCGGGGTCAGGAGCCTGGACTGTGGACTCAGTCTACAATATGAGTCCGTCCCAGTGCGTAGCGAGCATCAACTCCGGCCGGCATCTGTTTCATTTTGCGGGCCACGGCTCGGTGAGTGCATTCGGCTCAACATTTTCCACCAGCAACCTCAGCTCACTGACCAATACGACCATGCCGGTCATCGTCAACTCAATGGCATGTGACTGCGGAAACTTCGACCAGCAGGATGGCCTGGGCGAGCAGTTTATCAATGCTACCGCCGGCGGTGCGGTATCAACCTGTCTGAACGCCCGTTACGGCTGGGGCGCACCGCCGAATATGGGACCTTCGGAGAATCTGTGCATGGAGTTTTACAATAACTACCTCCGGGGCTGCAATCAGGGAAGGGCCTATGCTTTAGCCAAGGATTTCTTCCGGAACGCCGCTTTCAGTCAGATGACCTATCGCTGGTCGGTTTATGAGTGGACCCTGCAAGGGGATCCGACAATGCTGTTGTGGCGCACTGCGCCCAAGGGGTTGCTCGTTTCCTGCCCGGACACGATTCGGGCAGAACCTCAGGTGCTCGCGGTAGAAGTGCGGTATGCCGAGGGGCAGCCAGCAGCTGGTGCCCGGGTGGCGATACTTCATGGTGACGAGCTGATAGGACGCGGTATCACCGGCGGGAATGGCCGGGCACAGGTAGTGCTCCGAGAGGTTGGTGATACCTGGAGCCTGATCCTGAGCGTAACCGCACAGGACGGTGCACCGGTGGAGAGAAGGCTGGCAGTAAGGAGCGGTAACACCGGGCCCCTGCTTGTGTATCGCGACCTCCGGGTTGATGACGAAAACGGGCGTTTGGACCCTGGCGACGAGGCGAATGTGTATATTACAATCGCGAACGATGGCAATCAGGCAGCAGAAAGTGCGACCGCAATTCTGCATGCTTGTTCGCCCTTGATAACTTTAATAGATTCGGTGAGCAGCTATCCCGCGACCGCTCCGGGCGATACCGCCTCGGGCGAACCGTTCCGGCTGCGGGTAAGCCCAGACTGCCCTCACGGACAGCGGGTTGAGCTTGAACTGACGGTCAATGCCGATTCGGCAGCCTTTATCTCACAGCTGGAAGTCGTCGTCGGTATGCCCCATGCCCGCGCCGGGATTTGGGCGGTCCACGATACTGCAGACTTTGTTGCCGCGGTGTGTGCGAACGGTGGTATCGGAACTACCAGCTGGCGGGGCGAAGGGCTGGGGTTTATTTATCCGAAAAATCACCCCTGGTCCTCATCAGCAATGATGCACGGTGCACTGCTGTTAGGCATCAGATACCCGGATACTTTCTGGGTGGCGGACAATTATTACGGCACACCCTGGCAGGCGACGGCGCAGGACTTTGCGATCGTGGATTCGATCCGGCCGGTGCTGCCGCCGGAATTCGGGGATCAGGAGTTCGTTGCGGTATTTTCCGATGCCCGGCATTCTCAGCCGAAGGGAATATCTGTTACTCAGCGTTCATTTGTGAGCGCGCGGACCCAGCACAAGGATTTCATGGTGCTTGAATACCGGATTCATAATAACGATACGATGCCGGTTACCAACCTCTGGGCTGGTGTTGCATGCGATTTCCGGACCGCGTTCTGGAACCAGAACGATTCGGTGGATTACCCCGGAGTGGACACCGTCCGTAACCTTGCCTATGTCCGGGCACAGCCGGAAACACTGACGCTGGGTGTCCGGCCGATTTATCCACCAGAGGTGTCCGGTTTTGCCAACTGCATCTTCCATCAGACTTGTATTCAGGACGGTTTCACCAAAAGGGAAAAGATGGACTTTCTTGATGGCACCCAGCGTGCTGTATCCGGAACAAACATGGGGAACTGGCATGCTCTGGTCTCCTGCGGGCCGTTTACAATTCTGCCCGGAGACAGCCAGATCGTTGCCTTCGTCATTGTCGGCGGCAGAACGGTGGCGCAGATGAGTGCTGCATCCGATACCGCATTCAACTGGTACGAACCACAGGTCGGAATGCGGGAAGCAGGACCGGGCCGCCTGTCCCGGCTCCGGATCCAGGTTCGGCCGAAGGTTTTCAGCCGCAATGTAACCATCAGTTATATTAAGGATCAGCCTGGATCACTGGAAATGCGGGTTTATAATTCAAGTGGGAGACTGATGGAGCAGGTGGACATCCCCGATGCCGGGGTTTCGGGAAACTGGCACTGGGTGCCCAGGGTGTCGGAGCGGGGTATATTTTTCCTGAAGGTTAACGGACAGACGGAAAAAGTGGTCCGTATCGAATAA
- a CDS encoding tetratricopeptide repeat protein, translating into MSGQQIAERLRTRPGLTLILAALAMIQVVLYLQTLKYQFVWDDRLLIVENRLLTKSGPWGIFARPFWSGTEVAEWNRHLVYYRPLTTLSFWLDFKLAGLNPAYFHLVNIVLAAISTVLVALIVWELLHSGVWAGIAGLLFATHPAHVESIAFVSGRTDLLLTVFIAGAGFALLRSFRKRDRRWWWLVPPLFLFGVLSKETGIMFPVLVLLTPLLIQVRPLRGFYLMVLGVFLAAAAYLVMRWIVFRQAIPMPAGFFPVDLTNALNTFGYYIRMFFWPFDHHAKIPVNPAFLKPQSYFLYALIFLFSVPLAAFRPRFRLALWTYAWTFFLLLPVSNIIPLGPQAAERLLYPASAGLVGLVIVILSRLLWSLNRTRQTAGVLLTLIAMVFGYDSFRRMPVWENELSLFSAMVREAPGAPSAYMGLARVLSPSNPDSAIRLLNRAIILDQGLVEAHINIAGLYARKGDLRRMFHHLRLAEELEPGSARVHNNFGYGYLFAGKVDSAEVRFRQALAIDSTLVPSLLGRALTVGIGGRINEAGEILSRLVTVEPAWCDSARLIISGFYRLQSADTSVLTAKSRALLVNRLGSLLVVLGDTAPAELYYRRALELDPECVPALYNLAVLMINRGNRAEAMVYVRQALRLMPNLQELQALKARLE; encoded by the coding sequence ATGAGCGGTCAGCAGATTGCCGAACGACTCCGCACCCGTCCCGGGCTGACTCTGATTCTGGCAGCGCTGGCGATGATTCAGGTGGTGCTGTATCTCCAGACTCTGAAGTATCAGTTTGTCTGGGACGACCGGCTGCTGATTGTCGAGAATCGTCTGTTGACTAAATCCGGACCCTGGGGAATATTCGCCCGTCCCTTCTGGAGCGGAACCGAGGTGGCGGAATGGAACCGGCATCTGGTTTACTACCGTCCACTGACTACACTGAGTTTCTGGCTGGATTTCAAGCTTGCCGGTCTGAACCCGGCATATTTCCATCTGGTGAATATAGTCCTGGCAGCAATATCAACAGTGCTGGTTGCGCTGATCGTGTGGGAACTGCTGCATTCCGGTGTCTGGGCTGGAATTGCCGGGCTGCTGTTTGCCACCCATCCGGCTCATGTGGAGTCGATCGCCTTTGTTTCGGGCCGGACCGACCTGCTGCTCACCGTATTCATTGCTGGAGCCGGTTTTGCGCTGTTGCGCTCGTTCCGGAAGCGGGATCGGCGCTGGTGGTGGCTGGTGCCGCCGCTTTTTCTTTTCGGGGTGTTAAGCAAGGAGACCGGGATCATGTTTCCGGTGCTGGTGCTTTTGACGCCGCTTCTGATTCAGGTGCGGCCGCTGCGGGGATTTTATCTGATGGTACTGGGTGTTTTCCTCGCGGCGGCGGCATATCTGGTCATGCGGTGGATTGTATTCCGTCAAGCAATACCGATGCCAGCCGGCTTTTTCCCGGTTGATCTTACTAATGCGCTCAACACCTTCGGCTATTACATTCGGATGTTTTTCTGGCCCTTTGATCACCATGCGAAGATCCCAGTAAACCCGGCATTTCTGAAACCCCAGTCTTATTTCCTTTATGCACTGATATTTCTTTTTTCAGTGCCACTGGCAGCGTTTCGGCCGAGGTTCCGGCTGGCGCTCTGGACTTATGCCTGGACATTTTTCCTTTTACTACCGGTGAGTAACATCATTCCGCTCGGGCCGCAGGCAGCAGAAAGGCTCCTGTATCCTGCCTCCGCCGGTCTGGTTGGACTGGTAATTGTGATTCTATCCCGACTGCTTTGGTCGCTCAACCGTACCCGGCAGACTGCTGGGGTGCTGCTGACACTGATCGCCATGGTGTTCGGATATGACAGTTTCCGGCGGATGCCGGTCTGGGAGAATGAACTCAGTCTGTTTTCCGCGATGGTCCGGGAGGCACCGGGAGCCCCGAGCGCCTACATGGGACTGGCGCGGGTGCTGAGTCCGTCAAATCCCGATTCGGCAATCCGGCTTCTGAACCGGGCAATCATTCTGGATCAGGGGCTGGTTGAAGCGCATATAAACATCGCCGGGCTTTATGCGCGCAAGGGTGACCTGCGCCGGATGTTTCACCATCTCCGGCTTGCCGAAGAGCTGGAACCCGGTTCTGCCCGGGTGCATAACAACTTCGGCTACGGATATCTCTTTGCCGGGAAAGTTGACAGCGCCGAGGTGCGGTTCAGGCAGGCACTGGCGATTGATTCCACCCTGGTTCCATCCCTGCTGGGTCGGGCGCTCACCGTCGGTATTGGCGGGAGAATAAATGAGGCTGGTGAGATACTCAGCCGGCTCGTGACGGTTGAACCGGCATGGTGTGACAGTGCACGGCTGATAATCAGCGGGTTTTACCGTCTTCAGTCGGCAGATACGAGCGTGCTCACCGCCAAGAGCCGGGCGCTGCTGGTTAATCGCCTGGGCAGTCTGCTGGTGGTACTGGGAGACACGGCGCCGGCTGAGCTTTATTACCGCCGGGCGCTGGAACTGGACCCGGAGTGTGTGCCTGCGCTTTACAACCTGGCGGTACTGATGATCAATCGCGGCAACAGGGCGGAGGCGATGGTCTATGTCCGGCAGGCGTTGCGGCTGATGCCGAATCTCCAGGAGCTGCAGGCGCTGAAGGCCCGGCTGGAATGA
- a CDS encoding NAD+ synthase: MRVAIAQLNPVVGDIAGNIRQLEAALKQVCSQRVDLLVLPELFITGYPPKDLLELPWFVQKAELALKDVARLSHEYRCAILVGGLIRNQRPTGRGIYNCALGFHQGEQVFCQPKLLLPFYDVFDETRYFDPGSEVTLWNFGDERLGVSICEDAWNLPQLQPKYRYQLDPIAEQARLGATLLLNISASPFWLGKPALRLEMFKHHCIRHRLPFIFVNQVGANDELIFDGNSLVMDADGNIRAHLNPFQEQIFVFDTRSLPAAPTIRPGTETEEEMESVYQALVLGIRDYFRKCGFQKAVIGLSGGIDSAVTACLAVAALTPENVLGVTMPSEFSSEGSVNDSRRLATNLGIELLTIPITPLFRQFLTSLKPVFGDRPWDETEENIQARLRGNILMALANKFNALVLATGNKSELAVGYCTLYGDLSGSLAAIGDLPKTMVYKLACHINRFREIIPQAIITKTPSAELRPNQKDEDNLPPYPLLDQILELHIEAGHSADEIIARGLPPETVRWVVRQVARMEYKRRQAPLVLRVTSRAFGTGRRFPIAARYQD; the protein is encoded by the coding sequence ATGCGGGTTGCTATCGCCCAGTTGAACCCGGTAGTTGGTGACATTGCCGGAAATATCCGGCAGCTCGAGGCAGCACTCAAGCAGGTCTGCAGTCAGCGGGTGGATCTATTAGTTCTGCCTGAGCTCTTCATCACCGGGTATCCGCCCAAGGATCTGCTGGAGTTGCCTTGGTTTGTCCAGAAGGCAGAATTGGCACTTAAAGATGTCGCCCGGCTTTCGCATGAGTACAGGTGTGCGATTCTGGTCGGTGGACTCATCAGAAATCAGCGCCCGACCGGCAGAGGAATTTACAACTGTGCCCTCGGCTTTCATCAGGGAGAGCAGGTCTTCTGTCAGCCCAAACTCCTGCTGCCGTTTTATGACGTGTTTGACGAAACTCGGTACTTTGATCCCGGTTCGGAAGTCACGCTCTGGAATTTTGGTGATGAACGGCTGGGCGTCTCCATCTGCGAGGATGCCTGGAATCTGCCCCAGCTCCAGCCCAAGTACCGCTACCAGCTGGACCCGATTGCTGAACAGGCACGACTGGGAGCCACCCTCCTGCTCAACATATCTGCCTCGCCCTTCTGGCTGGGTAAGCCGGCACTGCGTTTGGAAATGTTTAAACACCACTGCATACGCCATCGCCTGCCGTTTATCTTTGTCAATCAGGTTGGAGCCAATGATGAGCTGATCTTTGACGGTAACAGTCTTGTTATGGATGCCGACGGCAACATCCGGGCACACCTCAATCCATTTCAGGAACAGATTTTCGTTTTTGACACCCGCTCACTGCCGGCAGCCCCAACCATACGACCGGGCACAGAGACAGAGGAAGAGATGGAATCGGTCTATCAGGCGCTTGTTTTGGGTATTCGCGACTACTTCCGGAAGTGCGGATTTCAAAAGGCGGTAATCGGCCTGTCCGGCGGTATTGATTCGGCAGTTACTGCCTGTCTTGCAGTCGCCGCCCTTACCCCGGAAAATGTACTCGGTGTAACCATGCCTTCTGAGTTTTCCTCAGAGGGCAGCGTGAATGACTCCAGACGCCTTGCCACTAACCTCGGGATTGAACTTCTAACCATTCCAATAACTCCGCTCTTCCGTCAGTTCCTTACATCCCTGAAACCGGTGTTTGGCGACCGCCCCTGGGATGAAACCGAAGAAAACATTCAGGCGCGGCTGCGGGGTAACATCCTGATGGCACTCGCCAACAAGTTTAATGCGCTGGTCCTTGCCACTGGGAACAAGAGCGAACTGGCGGTCGGTTATTGCACTCTTTACGGCGACCTCAGCGGCAGTCTGGCAGCAATCGGGGATCTGCCGAAGACCATGGTCTACAAACTTGCCTGTCATATCAACCGATTCCGGGAAATCATTCCCCAGGCGATCATTACCAAAACTCCATCGGCAGAACTCCGGCCCAATCAGAAGGATGAGGACAATCTGCCTCCTTACCCCTTACTTGACCAGATTCTGGAACTGCATATTGAAGCCGGGCATTCAGCCGATGAAATCATTGCCCGGGGCCTGCCACCAGAAACGGTCCGCTGGGTAGTTCGTCAGGTCGCCCGAATGGAATACAAGCGCCGCCAGGCGCCGCTGGTACTTCGGGTCACCAGTCGGGCCTTCGGTACTGGCCGACGCTTTCCAATTGCTGCCCGCTATCAGGACTGA
- a CDS encoding polysaccharide deacetylase family protein, producing the protein MLLLLFSLLLSLSSREPDLSRHIVVFTIDDGYRSVYDYVYPLLRKHKMTATIGLITDYLAGPGGRYGNPATFLSYQQVREMLDSAGIEIASHTLSHPWLTRLDSADAWREIYRSKEVLESLFGVPVITFVYPYGDMDFRTVRMVRRAGYRLARAVRPGVVNFWVDPYRVPEFELRRGTTLEAVKNHIRNNPVAVLLLHRVVPNPRVFTEWPMDSFADLVAWMAENRIQTRTLAELYYEWRQGVVALMLSERHTAGLIPDSDSVLLKKVDVDKTGTFNPR; encoded by the coding sequence ATGCTCTTACTGCTCTTTTCTCTATTGTTAAGTCTCTCGAGTCGGGAGCCGGATCTGAGCCGGCATATCGTCGTTTTTACCATTGATGATGGTTATCGTTCGGTTTATGATTATGTCTATCCTCTCCTCAGAAAACATAAAATGACCGCTACCATCGGACTGATTACGGATTACCTTGCCGGTCCCGGAGGGCGGTATGGCAATCCGGCGACATTTCTGAGTTATCAGCAGGTCCGGGAGATGCTTGATTCAGCAGGAATTGAAATTGCCAGCCACACCCTTTCTCATCCGTGGTTGACCCGCCTCGACAGTGCCGATGCCTGGAGGGAAATATATCGATCAAAAGAGGTTCTTGAGTCACTTTTTGGCGTGCCGGTGATTACATTTGTTTACCCTTATGGAGACATGGACTTCCGGACGGTGCGAATGGTACGTCGCGCCGGCTACCGGCTGGCAAGAGCGGTTCGTCCCGGGGTGGTGAACTTCTGGGTAGACCCTTACCGGGTTCCCGAGTTTGAGCTGCGGCGCGGGACTACACTGGAGGCGGTAAAAAACCACATTCGAAACAATCCGGTCGCGGTTCTACTCCTGCACCGTGTTGTCCCTAATCCCAGAGTGTTCACTGAATGGCCGATGGATAGTTTTGCTGACCTGGTGGCGTGGATGGCGGAAAACAGGATTCAGACGAGAACGCTGGCTGAACTTTATTATGAATGGCGGCAGGGGGTGGTGGCGCTGATGCTGAGTGAGCGCCATACTGCCGGACTGATTCCGGACTCTGATTCAGTGTTACTCAAGAAGGTAGATGTCGACAAAACCGGAACTTTTAACCCCCGCTGA
- a CDS encoding 3D domain-containing protein, translating to MSGTWRPPPAWLYSGIEGKTGTARYLGRFKVTYYWVVEESDYPKSRTTPLYTIDGKLLGRFSSAFVKDFKTESAARLRDGRCISYLKGSGRVKVVDRFLGHGGFTLTELKSIAVDPEIIPLGSKLYIPQFEGVSVNGRQLNGVFYAHDIGGAVKGKHIDVFIGKREYMNFLSSAGVKSSGFVDIYLLE from the coding sequence GTGTCCGGAACCTGGCGGCCGCCACCAGCATGGCTGTATTCTGGAATTGAGGGAAAAACAGGCACAGCCCGCTATCTGGGCAGGTTTAAAGTTACTTATTACTGGGTAGTTGAAGAGTCCGACTATCCCAAGAGCCGGACCACACCGCTTTACACCATTGATGGGAAACTGCTGGGCAGATTTTCCTCGGCGTTTGTCAAAGATTTTAAAACCGAGTCTGCTGCCCGGCTCCGGGATGGAAGGTGTATCAGCTACCTCAAGGGCTCGGGCAGGGTTAAGGTTGTGGACCGCTTTCTTGGCCATGGTGGATTTACCCTGACTGAACTGAAATCCATTGCGGTTGATCCCGAAATCATACCACTGGGTTCAAAACTGTATATTCCGCAATTTGAAGGGGTTAGTGTTAATGGCCGGCAGTTGAACGGCGTATTTTATGCCCATGACATCGGGGGTGCGGTCAAAGGTAAACATATTGATGTGTTTATCGGGAAAAGGGAGTATATGAATTTTTTAAGCTCAGCGGGGGTTAAAAGTTCCGGTTTTGTCGACATCTACCTTCTTGAGTAA
- the ruvB gene encoding Holliday junction branch migration DNA helicase RuvB, whose product MRHQSPERISSPRRLNGEECLDETLRPRFLDEFIGQTKIKDNLRIFIEAAKMRSEPLEHVLLSGPPGLGKTTLAHILANEMGGQIRCSAGPILERPADLAGILTCLNRGDVFFIDEIHRTNKAVEEFLYPALEEFAIDVLLDKGPGARSERIDLSPFTLVGATTRTGLLTAPLRSRFGIILRLDYYPPEELYQIILRSARILKIVIDEDGAWEIANRARGTPRIANRLLRRVRDFAQVKGKELIDLEIARYALEQLDVDHRGLDEMDKRLLLTIIEKFNGGPVGIGSIAVAVSEDPGTIEEVYEPYLVQQGFIQRTPRGRIATKLAYQHLNRTPPKPEQPHLL is encoded by the coding sequence ATGCGTCACCAAAGTCCGGAACGCATCTCCTCTCCCCGGCGGCTGAACGGCGAGGAATGTCTGGATGAAACCCTCAGACCCCGGTTTCTTGATGAGTTCATTGGCCAGACAAAGATCAAGGACAACCTCCGGATCTTTATTGAAGCGGCGAAAATGCGCTCCGAGCCGCTGGAGCATGTTCTGCTCTCCGGTCCGCCAGGTCTCGGGAAAACGACACTTGCCCACATCTTGGCAAATGAAATGGGTGGTCAGATTCGCTGCTCTGCCGGTCCGATTCTTGAACGTCCGGCTGATCTTGCAGGCATTCTGACCTGCCTGAACCGGGGGGATGTATTCTTCATTGATGAAATCCATCGGACTAATAAGGCGGTTGAGGAGTTCCTCTATCCGGCACTGGAGGAGTTTGCCATTGATGTCCTGCTGGATAAAGGTCCGGGTGCCCGGTCTGAACGCATTGATTTGTCGCCATTTACGCTGGTGGGTGCCACCACCCGCACCGGACTGCTGACCGCACCACTCCGTTCCCGCTTTGGCATCATCCTGCGACTGGACTATTATCCACCAGAGGAGCTTTATCAGATTATCCTGCGGAGTGCCCGGATTTTAAAAATTGTAATCGACGAGGACGGCGCGTGGGAAATTGCCAACCGCGCCCGCGGCACACCACGGATCGCCAACCGGCTCCTGCGCCGGGTCCGGGACTTTGCTCAGGTAAAAGGTAAGGAACTGATCGACCTTGAGATCGCCCGCTATGCATTGGAACAGCTGGATGTTGACCACCGCGGCTTGGATGAAATGGACAAAAGGCTTCTTTTAACAATAATAGAAAAGTTCAATGGCGGACCGGTAGGCATCGGCTCAATTGCAGTTGCAGTAAGCGAAGACCCGGGCACAATTGAGGAGGTCTATGAACCTTACCTGGTGCAGCAGGGGTTTATTCAGCGCACTCCAAGAGGCAGAATTGCGACAAAACTTGCTTATCAACATCTGAATCGCACCCCGCCAAAACCGGAACAACCCCACCTCCTTTAG
- the ruvA gene encoding Holliday junction branch migration protein RuvA, whose translation MPEIQTWSMISRLKGIIAIKQPTMIILDVNGIGFELRVPLSTSSRLPNQGACAQLFVFMEVSRAGIELFGFDTEEQLTVFRQLTAVKGVGPKAALNLLSRFEPAEILAAIRRQDIQLLRSVPGIGEKKASELIMKLSGSRPETAEQHQLTPDIFEQAVNALESLGLKRKEALQRLKRLHITPETTLPELLKQALALQD comes from the coding sequence GTGCCTGAAATCCAGACTTGGTCGATGATCAGCCGTCTCAAGGGGATAATCGCAATCAAACAGCCCACGATGATTATTCTTGATGTTAACGGTATCGGCTTTGAACTCCGTGTTCCGCTTTCCACCTCCAGCCGGCTGCCGAACCAGGGTGCATGTGCGCAACTGTTTGTGTTTATGGAGGTTAGTCGCGCCGGCATTGAACTGTTTGGATTTGACACCGAGGAACAACTTACCGTCTTTCGCCAGCTCACTGCAGTGAAAGGGGTCGGACCCAAGGCAGCACTAAATCTGCTTTCCCGTTTCGAGCCGGCTGAAATCCTGGCTGCAATCCGCCGCCAGGACATCCAGCTGCTGCGCTCAGTTCCGGGAATTGGTGAGAAAAAGGCTTCAGAACTAATTATGAAACTGTCTGGCTCTCGACCCGAGACCGCAGAACAGCATCAGCTGACACCTGACATCTTTGAGCAGGCGGTCAATGCGCTTGAATCTCTGGGGTTGAAACGGAAGGAGGCGCTGCAGCGGTTGAAACGGCTCCATATTACCCCTGAAACCACCCTGCCGGAGCTGTTAAAACAGGCACTCGCCCTCCAAGACTGA
- the ruvC gene encoding crossover junction endodeoxyribonuclease RuvC, translating to MPTSISRTRCSKSSARPEPESIQGRILGIDPGLSATGFGIIEPNGALVAQGVITTSPQDTIATRLLVLNQTICRIVRRYQPVCCAIETLFFKGGGARSVILSAQSRGAILTALAKNRIPVYELTPATIKLAVTGSGRASKSQLNYMIRKLLRTNGRLPEHAADALAVAWCLKSRLGR from the coding sequence ACTTCGATATCCCGGACGAGGTGCTCGAAAAGCTCAGCTCGTCCGGAACCTGAATCAATCCAGGGCAGAATCCTCGGCATTGACCCGGGTCTGAGTGCCACCGGTTTTGGAATTATTGAGCCGAATGGTGCACTCGTTGCCCAAGGAGTGATAACAACCTCACCGCAGGACACCATTGCCACCCGGCTGCTGGTGCTCAATCAGACAATCTGCCGGATTGTCCGCAGATATCAGCCGGTCTGCTGTGCGATTGAAACCCTTTTTTTTAAAGGGGGTGGGGCACGCAGTGTCATCCTTTCCGCACAGTCCCGGGGCGCCATCCTGACCGCCCTGGCAAAAAACCGGATCCCGGTTTATGAACTGACTCCGGCAACGATCAAGCTGGCAGTTACCGGTTCGGGTCGGGCATCCAAAAGCCAGTTGAATTATATGATCCGGAAACTGCTCCGGACTAACGGCCGACTGCCTGAGCACGCCGCCGATGCCCTCGCAGTCGCCTGGTGCCTGAAATCCAGACTTGGTCGATGA